In Scophthalmus maximus strain ysfricsl-2021 chromosome 16, ASM2237912v1, whole genome shotgun sequence, the following proteins share a genomic window:
- the fmnl1b gene encoding formin-like protein 1 isoform X4: MCVFFGSVGYSVMGNAAGSMDVPLAKEGKGTSTPPGSTGPQKQTAGTKLPMPPEDELEERFSAVLSSMNLPPDKVKILSQYDNEKKWDLICDQERFQVKNPPSAYLEKLKSFLDHGGVGRKFKRRVQESTQILRELEISLRTNHIGWAQEFLSEENNGLDVLVDYLSFAHSAVTYDADASDNCSPATDKGKTMDRSVEDVSRSASNSPSHSSSKTSKAFITRKVARNSRVVSQNDDVHLCIMCLRAIMNYQSGFNLVMKHPNCVNEITLSLNNRNPRTRALVLELLAAVCLVRGGHDIILSAFDNFEEVCAEKSRFEKLMEFFCSDESNIDFMVACMQFINIVVHSVENMNFRVHLQYEFTRHGLDEYLERLKFTESDRLLVQIQAYLDNVFDVGALLEDAETKNALLEHMEELQGHNAQLSSRLQESERESEDRASELEKKLIQMTKEVELLKESLRESSSQVTLLQQRERESEERERQSEIERARERDRSGRALSELEAKVQTLAEQGLVRTERSPSGHLEVQVVPVVQCEIQKEVADTGNEREATPTSSDPPPCLSEGSSQAVMEEAPAPPPPPPPPPPPPPPPVAPPPPSVAPPPPLLPPVADGSSGSKKKRTIQTKYRMPLLNWQALKSSQVAGTVFSELDDEHVLEELDMAAFEEQFKTKAQSTPVDPGTFKMKLAHKTPSKVSILEPNRAKNLAITLRKEGMAASDICCAIETYNQKALSLDFLELLERFIPTEYDMKLIHSYECDGRPLDELSEEDRFMVRFSKIQRLSQRISALTFMGNFPESVQLIQPQLNAVIAASMSIKSSSKLKKILEIILAFGNYMNSSKRGAAYGFRLQSLDLLLETKSTDRTQTLLHFIVSIIQEKYPELQGFYTELHFLDKASMVSLDIILQDVRALERGMEATGTEFSLEQENPVLQTFLSRNAELLDSLVADGRTAQDVYDSAVEYFGENSKTTPPSMFFPVFVRFIKAYKQAEQENKLKGKHVLNCDAPSTPPKPEVVENKVSLVPKLPQMDLIAELKRRQVSPLVREGKDGAIEDIITALKSVPFTARSAKRSSRLFCDSVFSDEI; encoded by the exons ATGTGCGTGTTTTTTGGATCTGTGGGATATTCAGTGATGGGCAACGCAGCAGGAAGCATGGACGTGCCCCTGGCGAAGGAGGGCAAGGGGACGTCCACCCCTCCGGGCTCCACGGGCCCCCAGAAGCAAACCGCCGGCACGAAACTCCCGATGCCGCCTGAAGACGAGCTGGAGGAGCGTTTCAGCGCAGTGCTG AGCTCGATGAATCTTCCTCCGGACAAGGTGAAGATCCTCAGTCAGTACGACAACGAGAAGAAGTGGGATCTGATCTGTGACCAG gaGCGCTTTCAGGTGAAGAATCCCCCGTCTGCGTACCTGGAGAAGCTGAAGAGTTTCCTGGATCATGGCGGAGTCGGTCGAAAG TTTAAGAGACGAGTCCAGGAATCAACGCAGATCCTCCGAGAGCTGGAGATTTCCCTGAGGACCAATCACATCGG CTGGGCTCAggaattcctcagtgaggagaACAACGGTCTGGATGTTCTGGTGGATTATTTGTCCTTCGCCCACAGCGCAGTCAC GTACGACGCAGACGCTTCGGACAACTGCTCTCCGGCCACGGACAAAGGCAAAACGATGGACCGGTCGGTGGAGGACGTGAGCAGAAGCGCCAGCAACTCCCCGTCGCACAGCTCCTCCAAGACCAGCAAGGCGTTCATCACCAG GAAGGTGGCGAGGAACTCGCGGGTTGTGAGCCAGAACGACGACGTGCACCTCTGCATCATGTGTTTACGTGCCATCATGAACTACCAG tctgggTTCAACCTGGTGATGAAACATCCCAACTGTGTCAATGAGATCACACTCAGCCTCAACAACAGAAACCCgag GACGAGGGCGCtggtgctggagctgctggccgCCGTGTGTCTGGTGAGAGGAGGCCATGACATCATCCTCTCCGCCTTCGACAACTTCGAAGAG GTTTGTGCTGAGAAAAGCAGGTTCGAGAAGCTGATGGAGTTTTTCTGCAGTGACGAGAGCAACATCGACTTCATG GTGGCCTGCATGCAGTTCATCAACATCGTGGTCCACTCAGTGGAAAACATGAACTTCAGAGTTCACCTCCAGTACGAGTTCACTCGTCACGGGCTGGACGAATACCTGGAG AGGCTGAAGTTCACGGAGAGCGACCGGCTGCTGGTGCAGATCCAGGCCTATCTGGACAATGTGTTCGACGTGGGAGCTCTGCTGGAGGATGCGGAGACGAAGAACGCTCTTCTGGAGCacatggaggagctgcagggacaCAACGCCCAG CTGAGCAGCAGGCTTcaggagagcgagagggagtcGGAGGACAGAGCGTCAGAGTTGGAGAAGAAGCTCATTCAGATGACCAAAGAAGTGGAGCTCCTGAAG GAGAGTCTTCGGGAGTCGAGCTCCCAGGtgactctgctgcagcagcgagaacgagagagcgaggagagagagcgcCAGAGCGAGAtcgagcgagcgagagagcgGGACCGGTCCGGCCGGGCCCTGAGcgagctggaggccaaagtcCAAACCCTGGCGGAGCAGGGGCTCGTCCGGACGGAGCGCTCCCCCTCCGGACACCTGGAGGTTCAGGTGGTCCCGGTCGTCCAGTGCGAGATtcagaaag AGGTAGCAGATACAGGTAATGAGCGTGAGGCCACGCCCACTTCATCGGACCCTCCGCCTTGCCTCTCTGAAGGTTCTTCGCAGGCGGTGATGGAAGAAGCGcctgcaccacctcctccacccccacctcccccaccacctcctcctccgcctgtagctccaccccctccatctgtagccccaccccctcccctgctgCCACCAGTGGCTGATGGGAGCTCAG gtagtaaaaaaaagaggactaTTCAGACCAAATACCGCATGCCGCTGCTCAACTGGCAGGCCCTGAAATCCAGTCAGGTGGCAGGAACCGTCTTCAGCGAGCTCGACGATGAGCACGTCTTAGAG GAGCTAGACATGGCTGCCTTTGAGGAGCAGTTCAAGACCAAGGCCCAGTCCACGCCTGTGGACCCCGGGACCTTCAAGATGAAACTGGCCCACAAGACCCCCAGTAAAGTGTCTATACTGGAGCCCAACAGGGCCAAAAACCTGGCTATCACCCTGCGTAAGGAAGGAATGGCTGCGTCCGACATCTGCTGCGCCATCGAGAC GTATAACCAGAAAGCTCTGAGTCTGGACTTCCTGGAGCTCCTGGAGCGGTTCATCCCCACTGAGTACGACATGAAGCTCATCCACAGCTACGAGTGTGATGGCAGGCCCCTGGACGAGCTCAGCGAGGAGGACCGCTTCATGGTGCGCTTCAGCAAGATCCAGCGGCTTTCGCAGCGAATCAGCGCCCTCACCTTCATGGGCAACTTCCCCGAGAGCGTCCAGCTGATACAGCCG CAACTCAACGCCGTCATCGCCGCCTCCATGTCGATCAAATCCTCCAGCAAACTGAAGAAAATCCTTGAg ATCATCTTAGCATTTGGAAACTACATGAACAGCAGCAAGCGAGGGGCGGCGTACGGCTTCCGCCTGCAGAGTTTAGATCTG CTGCTGGAAACCAAATCTACAGATCGCACACAGACGCTGCTTCACTTCATCGTCAGCATCATCCAGGAGAAATACCCAGAGCTCCAGGGCTTCTACACGGAGCTGCACTTCCTGGACAAGGCGTCGATGG TGTCTCTGGACATCATCCTGCAGGACGTGCGAGCTCTGGAGAGGGGCATGGAGGCGACGGGGACCGAGTTCTCGCTGGAGCAGGAAAATCCCGTTCTGCAGACGTTTCTCAGCCGAAACGCCGAGCTGCTCGACTCCCTGGTCGCCGACGGAAGAACTGCACAG GATGTGTACGACTCGGCCGTGGAGTATTTTGGAGAGAACTCCAAAACGACTCCTCCGTCCATGTTCTTCCCAGTTTTTGTCAGATTCATCAAAGCGTACAAG caagcagagcaggaaaataaGCTGAAGGGGAAACATGTCCTGAACTGTGACGCTCCGTCGACTCCACCTAAACCTGAAGTCGTGGAGAACAAG GTTTCCCTGGTGCCCAAACTGCCCCAGATGGATTTGATAGCGGAGCTGAAGAGGAGGCAGGTGTCTCCTctggtgagggaggggaaggacGGAGCCATCGAGGACATAATCACAG CCCTAAAGTCCGTGCCCTTCACGGCTCGCTCTGCCAAACGCTCCTCTCGCCTCTTCTGCGACTCCGTCTTCAGCGACGAG
- the fmnl1b gene encoding formin-like protein 1 isoform X2 translates to MCVFFGSVGYSVMGNAAGSMDVPLAKEGKGTSTPPGSTGPQKQTAGTKLPMPPEDELEERFSAVLSSMNLPPDKVKILSQYDNEKKWDLICDQERFQVKNPPSAYLEKLKSFLDHGGVGRKFKRRVQESTQILRELEISLRTNHIGWAQEFLSEENNGLDVLVDYLSFAHSAVTYDADASDNCSPATDKGKTMDRSVEDVSRSASNSPSHSSSKTSKAFITRFNSLQNRKVARNSRVVSQNDDVHLCIMCLRAIMNYQSGFNLVMKHPNCVNEITLSLNNRNPRTRALVLELLAAVCLVRGGHDIILSAFDNFEEVCAEKSRFEKLMEFFCSDESNIDFMVACMQFINIVVHSVENMNFRVHLQYEFTRHGLDEYLERLKFTESDRLLVQIQAYLDNVFDVGALLEDAETKNALLEHMEELQGHNAQLSSRLQESERESEDRASELEKKLIQMTKEVELLKESLRESSSQVTLLQQRERESEERERQSEIERARERDRSGRALSELEAKVQTLAEQGLVRTERSPSGHLEVQVVPVVQCEIQKEVADTGNEREATPTSSDPPPCLSEGSSQAVMEEAPAPPPPPPPPPPPPPPPVAPPPPSVAPPPPLLPPVADGSSGSKKKRTIQTKYRMPLLNWQALKSSQVAGTVFSELDDEHVLEELDMAAFEEQFKTKAQSTPVDPGTFKMKLAHKTPSKVSILEPNRAKNLAITLRKEGMAASDICCAIETYNQKALSLDFLELLERFIPTEYDMKLIHSYECDGRPLDELSEEDRFMVRFSKIQRLSQRISALTFMGNFPESVQLIQPQLNAVIAASMSIKSSSKLKKILEIILAFGNYMNSSKRGAAYGFRLQSLDLLLETKSTDRTQTLLHFIVSIIQEKYPELQGFYTELHFLDKASMVSLDIILQDVRALERGMEATGTEFSLEQENPVLQTFLSRNAELLDSLVADGRTAQDVYDSAVEYFGENSKTTPPSMFFPVFVRFIKAYKQAEQENKLKGKHVLNCDAPSTPPKPEVVENKVSLVPKLPQMDLIAELKRRQVSPLVREGKDGAIEDIITALKSVPFTARSAKRSSRLFCDSVFSDEI, encoded by the exons ATGTGCGTGTTTTTTGGATCTGTGGGATATTCAGTGATGGGCAACGCAGCAGGAAGCATGGACGTGCCCCTGGCGAAGGAGGGCAAGGGGACGTCCACCCCTCCGGGCTCCACGGGCCCCCAGAAGCAAACCGCCGGCACGAAACTCCCGATGCCGCCTGAAGACGAGCTGGAGGAGCGTTTCAGCGCAGTGCTG AGCTCGATGAATCTTCCTCCGGACAAGGTGAAGATCCTCAGTCAGTACGACAACGAGAAGAAGTGGGATCTGATCTGTGACCAG gaGCGCTTTCAGGTGAAGAATCCCCCGTCTGCGTACCTGGAGAAGCTGAAGAGTTTCCTGGATCATGGCGGAGTCGGTCGAAAG TTTAAGAGACGAGTCCAGGAATCAACGCAGATCCTCCGAGAGCTGGAGATTTCCCTGAGGACCAATCACATCGG CTGGGCTCAggaattcctcagtgaggagaACAACGGTCTGGATGTTCTGGTGGATTATTTGTCCTTCGCCCACAGCGCAGTCAC GTACGACGCAGACGCTTCGGACAACTGCTCTCCGGCCACGGACAAAGGCAAAACGATGGACCGGTCGGTGGAGGACGTGAGCAGAAGCGCCAGCAACTCCCCGTCGCACAGCTCCTCCAAGACCAGCAAGGCGTTCATCACCAG ATTCAACTCTCTCCAAAACAGGAAGGTGGCGAGGAACTCGCGGGTTGTGAGCCAGAACGACGACGTGCACCTCTGCATCATGTGTTTACGTGCCATCATGAACTACCAG tctgggTTCAACCTGGTGATGAAACATCCCAACTGTGTCAATGAGATCACACTCAGCCTCAACAACAGAAACCCgag GACGAGGGCGCtggtgctggagctgctggccgCCGTGTGTCTGGTGAGAGGAGGCCATGACATCATCCTCTCCGCCTTCGACAACTTCGAAGAG GTTTGTGCTGAGAAAAGCAGGTTCGAGAAGCTGATGGAGTTTTTCTGCAGTGACGAGAGCAACATCGACTTCATG GTGGCCTGCATGCAGTTCATCAACATCGTGGTCCACTCAGTGGAAAACATGAACTTCAGAGTTCACCTCCAGTACGAGTTCACTCGTCACGGGCTGGACGAATACCTGGAG AGGCTGAAGTTCACGGAGAGCGACCGGCTGCTGGTGCAGATCCAGGCCTATCTGGACAATGTGTTCGACGTGGGAGCTCTGCTGGAGGATGCGGAGACGAAGAACGCTCTTCTGGAGCacatggaggagctgcagggacaCAACGCCCAG CTGAGCAGCAGGCTTcaggagagcgagagggagtcGGAGGACAGAGCGTCAGAGTTGGAGAAGAAGCTCATTCAGATGACCAAAGAAGTGGAGCTCCTGAAG GAGAGTCTTCGGGAGTCGAGCTCCCAGGtgactctgctgcagcagcgagaacgagagagcgaggagagagagcgcCAGAGCGAGAtcgagcgagcgagagagcgGGACCGGTCCGGCCGGGCCCTGAGcgagctggaggccaaagtcCAAACCCTGGCGGAGCAGGGGCTCGTCCGGACGGAGCGCTCCCCCTCCGGACACCTGGAGGTTCAGGTGGTCCCGGTCGTCCAGTGCGAGATtcagaaag AGGTAGCAGATACAGGTAATGAGCGTGAGGCCACGCCCACTTCATCGGACCCTCCGCCTTGCCTCTCTGAAGGTTCTTCGCAGGCGGTGATGGAAGAAGCGcctgcaccacctcctccacccccacctcccccaccacctcctcctccgcctgtagctccaccccctccatctgtagccccaccccctcccctgctgCCACCAGTGGCTGATGGGAGCTCAG gtagtaaaaaaaagaggactaTTCAGACCAAATACCGCATGCCGCTGCTCAACTGGCAGGCCCTGAAATCCAGTCAGGTGGCAGGAACCGTCTTCAGCGAGCTCGACGATGAGCACGTCTTAGAG GAGCTAGACATGGCTGCCTTTGAGGAGCAGTTCAAGACCAAGGCCCAGTCCACGCCTGTGGACCCCGGGACCTTCAAGATGAAACTGGCCCACAAGACCCCCAGTAAAGTGTCTATACTGGAGCCCAACAGGGCCAAAAACCTGGCTATCACCCTGCGTAAGGAAGGAATGGCTGCGTCCGACATCTGCTGCGCCATCGAGAC GTATAACCAGAAAGCTCTGAGTCTGGACTTCCTGGAGCTCCTGGAGCGGTTCATCCCCACTGAGTACGACATGAAGCTCATCCACAGCTACGAGTGTGATGGCAGGCCCCTGGACGAGCTCAGCGAGGAGGACCGCTTCATGGTGCGCTTCAGCAAGATCCAGCGGCTTTCGCAGCGAATCAGCGCCCTCACCTTCATGGGCAACTTCCCCGAGAGCGTCCAGCTGATACAGCCG CAACTCAACGCCGTCATCGCCGCCTCCATGTCGATCAAATCCTCCAGCAAACTGAAGAAAATCCTTGAg ATCATCTTAGCATTTGGAAACTACATGAACAGCAGCAAGCGAGGGGCGGCGTACGGCTTCCGCCTGCAGAGTTTAGATCTG CTGCTGGAAACCAAATCTACAGATCGCACACAGACGCTGCTTCACTTCATCGTCAGCATCATCCAGGAGAAATACCCAGAGCTCCAGGGCTTCTACACGGAGCTGCACTTCCTGGACAAGGCGTCGATGG TGTCTCTGGACATCATCCTGCAGGACGTGCGAGCTCTGGAGAGGGGCATGGAGGCGACGGGGACCGAGTTCTCGCTGGAGCAGGAAAATCCCGTTCTGCAGACGTTTCTCAGCCGAAACGCCGAGCTGCTCGACTCCCTGGTCGCCGACGGAAGAACTGCACAG GATGTGTACGACTCGGCCGTGGAGTATTTTGGAGAGAACTCCAAAACGACTCCTCCGTCCATGTTCTTCCCAGTTTTTGTCAGATTCATCAAAGCGTACAAG caagcagagcaggaaaataaGCTGAAGGGGAAACATGTCCTGAACTGTGACGCTCCGTCGACTCCACCTAAACCTGAAGTCGTGGAGAACAAG GTTTCCCTGGTGCCCAAACTGCCCCAGATGGATTTGATAGCGGAGCTGAAGAGGAGGCAGGTGTCTCCTctggtgagggaggggaaggacGGAGCCATCGAGGACATAATCACAG CCCTAAAGTCCGTGCCCTTCACGGCTCGCTCTGCCAAACGCTCCTCTCGCCTCTTCTGCGACTCCGTCTTCAGCGACGAG
- the fmnl1b gene encoding formin-like protein 1 isoform X3 codes for MCVFFGSVGYSVMGNAAGSMDVPLAKEGKGTSTPPGSTGPQKQTAGTKLPMPPEDELEERFSAVLSSMNLPPDKVKILSQYDNEKKWDLICDQERFQVKNPPSAYLEKLKSFLDHGGVGRKFKRRVQESTQILRELEISLRTNHIGWAQEFLSEENNGLDVLVDYLSFAHSAVTYDADASDNCSPATDKGKTMDRSVEDVSRSASNSPSHSSSKTSKAFITRKVARNSRVVSQNDDVHLCIMCLRAIMNYQSGFNLVMKHPNCVNEITLSLNNRNPRTRALVLELLAAVCLVRGGHDIILSAFDNFEEVCAEKSRFEKLMEFFCSDESNIDFMVACMQFINIVVHSVENMNFRVHLQYEFTRHGLDEYLERLKFTESDRLLVQIQAYLDNVFDVGALLEDAETKNALLEHMEELQGHNAQLSSRLQESERESEDRASELEKKLIQMTKEVELLKESLRESSSQVTLLQQRERESEERERQSEIERARERDRSGRALSELEAKVQTLAEQGLVRTERSPSGHLEVQVVPVVQCEIQKEVADTGNEREATPTSSDPPPCLSEGSSQAVMEEAPAPPPPPPPPPPPPPPPVAPPPPSVAPPPPLLPPVADGSSGSKKKRTIQTKYRMPLLNWQALKSSQVAGTVFSELDDEHVLEELDMAAFEEQFKTKAQSTPVDPGTFKMKLAHKTPSKVSILEPNRAKNLAITLRKEGMAASDICCAIETYNQKALSLDFLELLERFIPTEYDMKLIHSYECDGRPLDELSEEDRFMVRFSKIQRLSQRISALTFMGNFPESVQLIQPQLNAVIAASMSIKSSSKLKKILEIILAFGNYMNSSKRGAAYGFRLQSLDLLLETKSTDRTQTLLHFIVSIIQEKYPELQGFYTELHFLDKASMVSLDIILQDVRALERGMEATGTEFSLEQENPVLQTFLSRNAELLDSLVADGRTAQDVYDSAVEYFGENSKTTPPSMFFPVFVRFIKAYKQAEQENKLKGKHVLNCDAPSTPPKPEVVENKVSLVPKLPQMDLIAELKRRQVSPLVREGKDGAIEDIITDLRNQPYRRTDGSRRSAKWKPGQQLHVSSDISL; via the exons ATGTGCGTGTTTTTTGGATCTGTGGGATATTCAGTGATGGGCAACGCAGCAGGAAGCATGGACGTGCCCCTGGCGAAGGAGGGCAAGGGGACGTCCACCCCTCCGGGCTCCACGGGCCCCCAGAAGCAAACCGCCGGCACGAAACTCCCGATGCCGCCTGAAGACGAGCTGGAGGAGCGTTTCAGCGCAGTGCTG AGCTCGATGAATCTTCCTCCGGACAAGGTGAAGATCCTCAGTCAGTACGACAACGAGAAGAAGTGGGATCTGATCTGTGACCAG gaGCGCTTTCAGGTGAAGAATCCCCCGTCTGCGTACCTGGAGAAGCTGAAGAGTTTCCTGGATCATGGCGGAGTCGGTCGAAAG TTTAAGAGACGAGTCCAGGAATCAACGCAGATCCTCCGAGAGCTGGAGATTTCCCTGAGGACCAATCACATCGG CTGGGCTCAggaattcctcagtgaggagaACAACGGTCTGGATGTTCTGGTGGATTATTTGTCCTTCGCCCACAGCGCAGTCAC GTACGACGCAGACGCTTCGGACAACTGCTCTCCGGCCACGGACAAAGGCAAAACGATGGACCGGTCGGTGGAGGACGTGAGCAGAAGCGCCAGCAACTCCCCGTCGCACAGCTCCTCCAAGACCAGCAAGGCGTTCATCACCAG GAAGGTGGCGAGGAACTCGCGGGTTGTGAGCCAGAACGACGACGTGCACCTCTGCATCATGTGTTTACGTGCCATCATGAACTACCAG tctgggTTCAACCTGGTGATGAAACATCCCAACTGTGTCAATGAGATCACACTCAGCCTCAACAACAGAAACCCgag GACGAGGGCGCtggtgctggagctgctggccgCCGTGTGTCTGGTGAGAGGAGGCCATGACATCATCCTCTCCGCCTTCGACAACTTCGAAGAG GTTTGTGCTGAGAAAAGCAGGTTCGAGAAGCTGATGGAGTTTTTCTGCAGTGACGAGAGCAACATCGACTTCATG GTGGCCTGCATGCAGTTCATCAACATCGTGGTCCACTCAGTGGAAAACATGAACTTCAGAGTTCACCTCCAGTACGAGTTCACTCGTCACGGGCTGGACGAATACCTGGAG AGGCTGAAGTTCACGGAGAGCGACCGGCTGCTGGTGCAGATCCAGGCCTATCTGGACAATGTGTTCGACGTGGGAGCTCTGCTGGAGGATGCGGAGACGAAGAACGCTCTTCTGGAGCacatggaggagctgcagggacaCAACGCCCAG CTGAGCAGCAGGCTTcaggagagcgagagggagtcGGAGGACAGAGCGTCAGAGTTGGAGAAGAAGCTCATTCAGATGACCAAAGAAGTGGAGCTCCTGAAG GAGAGTCTTCGGGAGTCGAGCTCCCAGGtgactctgctgcagcagcgagaacgagagagcgaggagagagagcgcCAGAGCGAGAtcgagcgagcgagagagcgGGACCGGTCCGGCCGGGCCCTGAGcgagctggaggccaaagtcCAAACCCTGGCGGAGCAGGGGCTCGTCCGGACGGAGCGCTCCCCCTCCGGACACCTGGAGGTTCAGGTGGTCCCGGTCGTCCAGTGCGAGATtcagaaag AGGTAGCAGATACAGGTAATGAGCGTGAGGCCACGCCCACTTCATCGGACCCTCCGCCTTGCCTCTCTGAAGGTTCTTCGCAGGCGGTGATGGAAGAAGCGcctgcaccacctcctccacccccacctcccccaccacctcctcctccgcctgtagctccaccccctccatctgtagccccaccccctcccctgctgCCACCAGTGGCTGATGGGAGCTCAG gtagtaaaaaaaagaggactaTTCAGACCAAATACCGCATGCCGCTGCTCAACTGGCAGGCCCTGAAATCCAGTCAGGTGGCAGGAACCGTCTTCAGCGAGCTCGACGATGAGCACGTCTTAGAG GAGCTAGACATGGCTGCCTTTGAGGAGCAGTTCAAGACCAAGGCCCAGTCCACGCCTGTGGACCCCGGGACCTTCAAGATGAAACTGGCCCACAAGACCCCCAGTAAAGTGTCTATACTGGAGCCCAACAGGGCCAAAAACCTGGCTATCACCCTGCGTAAGGAAGGAATGGCTGCGTCCGACATCTGCTGCGCCATCGAGAC GTATAACCAGAAAGCTCTGAGTCTGGACTTCCTGGAGCTCCTGGAGCGGTTCATCCCCACTGAGTACGACATGAAGCTCATCCACAGCTACGAGTGTGATGGCAGGCCCCTGGACGAGCTCAGCGAGGAGGACCGCTTCATGGTGCGCTTCAGCAAGATCCAGCGGCTTTCGCAGCGAATCAGCGCCCTCACCTTCATGGGCAACTTCCCCGAGAGCGTCCAGCTGATACAGCCG CAACTCAACGCCGTCATCGCCGCCTCCATGTCGATCAAATCCTCCAGCAAACTGAAGAAAATCCTTGAg ATCATCTTAGCATTTGGAAACTACATGAACAGCAGCAAGCGAGGGGCGGCGTACGGCTTCCGCCTGCAGAGTTTAGATCTG CTGCTGGAAACCAAATCTACAGATCGCACACAGACGCTGCTTCACTTCATCGTCAGCATCATCCAGGAGAAATACCCAGAGCTCCAGGGCTTCTACACGGAGCTGCACTTCCTGGACAAGGCGTCGATGG TGTCTCTGGACATCATCCTGCAGGACGTGCGAGCTCTGGAGAGGGGCATGGAGGCGACGGGGACCGAGTTCTCGCTGGAGCAGGAAAATCCCGTTCTGCAGACGTTTCTCAGCCGAAACGCCGAGCTGCTCGACTCCCTGGTCGCCGACGGAAGAACTGCACAG GATGTGTACGACTCGGCCGTGGAGTATTTTGGAGAGAACTCCAAAACGACTCCTCCGTCCATGTTCTTCCCAGTTTTTGTCAGATTCATCAAAGCGTACAAG caagcagagcaggaaaataaGCTGAAGGGGAAACATGTCCTGAACTGTGACGCTCCGTCGACTCCACCTAAACCTGAAGTCGTGGAGAACAAG GTTTCCCTGGTGCCCAAACTGCCCCAGATGGATTTGATAGCGGAGCTGAAGAGGAGGCAGGTGTCTCCTctggtgagggaggggaaggacGGAGCCATCGAGGACATAATCACAG